A genomic window from Tenebrio molitor chromosome X, icTenMoli1.1, whole genome shotgun sequence includes:
- the LOC138139952 gene encoding inner centromere protein A-like isoform X2, whose protein sequence is MGNIGSQTGQITQRPLSEEQQWAHSFPRTQPRLHQNKVLPERDARQKLRPTNNGEILQSGGTLTGRQHQHRLSLRENGSPSEEFICNEKPPRTYLPNQRDPLHKSGSRYTQAMDYKHFQNGFNHSAYREHVKKFGSEPDLRQSKAIEERTRGKKKYKAPPPPNLEMVEKSQLDWEENSSGENGPTRRTRLFKTRAETKKNYSSPVYKRKSLEKHEEIVQIRDREKNGDLRSNRLSLPEMITPNFHQELKEVTKRLRHTRASTDNTITEINNRNNKQKLKTLDHNIHKKENIRQKLKQMETVEEKKTSDDVRGDGSGKESSSPDQSPPRATRDKSKDQPKTFYFGMDEALDNDDYHNNIIDHFASNLHSLTHIQKIANSSESDISSEIEIDENHTGVRNGIDLQLRPILPKKQLEIPRFSPAAAWRLLSTVDINPAASTIASDDIPGFVEDRIEKYSRPPPPTMQIGQRSNNDKSGDSGISGDAGPTGYDDSPEAIMNSRNSLLIPPSQNQGISWTPQQDLGDDSSMEEGLNNENSSYKSRQTKYSNKPHVFSLSLPRDNHLSAYMSDNTAYTGLQKLKRSVSGVLGTLGSKKDLMQPNQDQSDNWFLSKSAPNSLNNGFNSLEMKNSNKSEEKDQLLVPNSKSAGRLMYLPEFDNFQDHRHARSKTKDELRERSKSADRSKSNRRLSVFSKSCENINDEIKSSSEPEPEDLQDPPRTFEDTKKWSRKPKRFTFQSTVRQIERRRLAEKLSREAEKKEKQRLRELEAMQKVEEEFQKKRAREKASIRQQLRLFSMDDVTWTSLPPNLESKDEVRPEPDGAVSSSATSSPSLPPHKADQTKKVYQKNKKSTAGNGHQSKQRPSSESSEDTRIKAQVTQVLSEYRHPQREYKEYTGSTRYLSDLNEVNHTKTTTVHPQVTCNMPKAKQGSNKTSGTNYRKDFAHGVKSTRSGGSSYSEDSQSRNNSPRMYHNKYAPMTRF, encoded by the exons ATGGGAAATATCGGTAGCCAAACTGGCCAAATTACTCAACGTCCACTATCCGAGGAACAACAATGGGCACATTCATTTCCAAGAACACAACCCCGCTTACACCAAAACAAAGTTCTTCCAGAGCGAGATGCGCGCCAAAAATTACGACCAACTAATAATGGAGAAATTCTTCAGTCTGGAGGGACGCTCACTGGAAGGCAACACCAGCATCGCCTATCCTTGCGAGAG AATGGGAGCCCATCTGAAGAATTTATTTGTAATGAGAAACCTCCAAGGACCTATCTCCCCAATCAAAGAGATCCTTTACACAAATCTGGGTCTAGATATACCCAAGCCATGGACTACAAACATTTTCAGAACGGTTTTAACCACAGCGCTTATAGAGAACAT GTGAAAAAGTTTGGGTCGGAACCTGATCTTCGACAGTCAAAAGCAATCGAGGAAcgaacaagaggaaaaaagaaatataagGCTCCACCTCCTCCCAATTTGGAAATG GTAGAAAAATCCCAGTTGGATTGGGAGGAGAATTCGAGTGGAGAGAACGGGCCAACCCGGCGAACTCGTCTTTTTAAAACGCGAgccgaaacaaaaaagaattattcTAGTCCTGTATATAAACGTAAGTCTTTAGAGAAACACGAAGAAATAGTTCAAATAAGAGACCGAGAGAAAAATGGGGATTTACGTTCGAATCGATTGTCCCTTCCTGAAATGATTACACCAAACTTCCATCAGGAACTAAAGGAGGTTACTAAACGTTTAAGACACACCCGCGCCTCAACGGACAATACGATCACAGAaatcaataatagaaataataaacaaaaattgaaaacccTCGATCACAATATAcataaaaaggaaaatatcaGACAAAAACTGAAGCAAATGGAAACTGTTGAGGAAAAAAAGACAAGTGATGATGTTCGTGGGGATGGTTCTGGAAAGGAGTCTTCGTCTCCTGACCAGTCACCACCTAGAGCAACACGCGACAAAAGCAAGGATCAACCCAAGACTTTCTATTTTGGAATGGACGAAGCTCTCGACAATGATGACTACCACAACAACATTATTGATCATTTCGCGTCGAATCTTCACTCCTTGACacatattcaaaaaattgccaaCTCATCCGAATCTGACATTTCCAGTGAAATCGAAATAGATGAGAATCACACTGGTGTCAGAAACGGTATCGACCTACAGCTGCGGCCAATTTTACCCAAAAAGCAATTGGAAATTCCTAGATTTTCACCTGCTGCGGCTTGGCGACTCCTGTCAACAGTTGATATCAATCCTGCAGCTAGCACAATAGCTAGCGATGATATCCCTGGTTTCGTAGAAGATCGAATAGAGAAATATTCGAGACCTCCACCTCCAACAATGCAAATAGGTCAAAGATCCAACAATGACAAGTCTGGGGATTCGGGAATTTCGGGAGACGCCGGACCTACAGGGTATGATGACAGTCCAGAAGCTATCATGAATTCCCGCAACAGCCTTTTG ATTCCTCCATCGCAAAATCAGGGAATTTCGTGGACTCCTCAACAGGACCTTGGTGATGATTCTAGTATGGAAGAAGGACTGAACAACGAAAATTCAAGTTATAAATCGCGCCAAACAAAATACAGCAACAAACCGCACGTTTTTAGTTTATCGTTACCacgagacaatcatttatcaGCGTATATGTCTGATAACACTGCATATACAGGTTTACAGAAACTCAAACGGTCAGTGTCTGGAGTTCTTGGAACTTTAGGAAGTAAAAAAGATCTTATGCAACCAAATCAAGATCAAAGTGACAATTGGTTTCTTAGTAAATCTGCTCCAAATTCTTTAAATAACGGTTTTAATTCTCTTGAGATGAAAAATTCTAACAAATCCGAAGAAAAAGACCAACTCTTAGTGCCAAATTCGAAAAGTGCAGGTCGCCTCATGTACCTACcagaatttgataattttcaaGATCATCGCCACGCCAGATCCAAAACCAAAGACGAGTTACGTGAAAGATCAAAAAGTGCAGACCGTTCTAAAAGTAATCGTCGATTATCTGTGTTTTCGAAATCTTGCGAAAACATTAATGATGAAATTAAATCATCGTCAGAACCCGAACCTGAAGACTTGCAAGATCCCCCCAGAACCTTCGAAGACACCAAAAAGTGGAGCCGGAAACCCAAACGTTTCACGTTTCAGAGTACTGTCAGGCAAATTGAACGAAGGCGTCTCGCCGAGAAACTTTCTCGCGAAgcagaaaaaaaagagaagCAAAGATTGAGGGAGCTAGAAGCAATGCAGAAGGTCGAGGAAGAGTTTCAGAAGAAGAGGGCGCGGGAAAAAGCGAGTATTCGACAACAGCTGCGTCTGTTTTCTATGGACGATGTGACGTGGACTAGTTTACCTCCAAATTTAGAGTCGAAGGACGAGGTGCGGCCGGAACCCGATGGAGCTGTGTCCTCGTCGGCAACCTCCTCTCCCTCGCTTCCTCCCCACAAAGCAGATCAAACGAAAAAGGTTtaccagaaaaacaagaaaagtACCGCGGGAAATGGCCATCAAAGCAAGCAGAGACCTAGTTCTGAAAGCAGCGAAGACACAAGAATTAAAGCTCAAGTGACGCAAGTTTTATCAGAGTACCGGCACCCTCAAAGGGAGTATAAGGAATATACAGGCAGTACTCGTTACTTAAGTGACCTGAATGAAGTAAATCAT
- the LOC138139952 gene encoding inner centromere protein A-like isoform X1 produces MGNIGSQTGQITQRPLSEEQQWAHSFPRTQPRLHQNKVLPERDARQKLRPTNNGEILQSGGTLTGRQHQHRLSLRENGSPSEEFICNEKPPRTYLPNQRDPLHKSGSRYTQAMDYKHFQNGFNHSAYREHVKKFGSEPDLRQSKAIEERTRGKKKYKAPPPPNLEMVEKSQLDWEENSSGENGPTRRTRLFKTRAETKKNYSSPVYKRKSLEKHEEIVQIRDREKNGDLRSNRLSLPEMITPNFHQELKEVTKRLRHTRASTDNTITEINNRNNKQKLKTLDHNIHKKENIRQKLKQMETVEEKKTSDDVRGDGSGKESSSPDQSPPRATRDKSKDQPKTFYFGMDEALDNDDYHNNIIDHFASNLHSLTHIQKIANSSESDISSEIEIDENHTGVRNGIDLQLRPILPKKQLEIPRFSPAAAWRLLSTVDINPAASTIASDDIPGFVEDRIEKYSRPPPPTMQIGQRSNNDKSGDSGISGDAGPTGYDDSPEAIMNSRNSLLIPPSQNQGISWTPQQDLGDDSSMEEGLNNENSSYKSRQTKYSNKPHVFSLSLPRDNHLSAYMSDNTAYTGLQKLKRSVSGVLGTLGSKKDLMQPNQDQSDNWFLSKSAPNSLNNGFNSLEMKNSNKSEEKDQLLVPNSKSAGRLMYLPEFDNFQDHRHARSKTKDELRERSKSADRSKSNRRLSVFSKSCENINDEIKSSSEPEPEDLQDPPRTFEDTKKWSRKPKRFTFQSTVRQIERRRLAEKLSREAEKKEKQRLRELEAMQKVEEEFQKKRAREKASIRQQLRLFSMDDVTWTSLPPNLESKDEVRPEPDGAVSSSATSSPSLPPHKADQTKKVYQKNKKSTAGNGHQSKQRPSSESSEDTRIKAQVTQVLSEYRHPQREYKEYTGSTRYLSDLNEVNHTKTTTVHPQVTCNMPKAKQGSNKTSGTNYRKDFAHGVKSTRSGGSSYSEDSQSRNNSPRMYHNKYAPMTRFVWHRLH; encoded by the exons ATGGGAAATATCGGTAGCCAAACTGGCCAAATTACTCAACGTCCACTATCCGAGGAACAACAATGGGCACATTCATTTCCAAGAACACAACCCCGCTTACACCAAAACAAAGTTCTTCCAGAGCGAGATGCGCGCCAAAAATTACGACCAACTAATAATGGAGAAATTCTTCAGTCTGGAGGGACGCTCACTGGAAGGCAACACCAGCATCGCCTATCCTTGCGAGAG AATGGGAGCCCATCTGAAGAATTTATTTGTAATGAGAAACCTCCAAGGACCTATCTCCCCAATCAAAGAGATCCTTTACACAAATCTGGGTCTAGATATACCCAAGCCATGGACTACAAACATTTTCAGAACGGTTTTAACCACAGCGCTTATAGAGAACAT GTGAAAAAGTTTGGGTCGGAACCTGATCTTCGACAGTCAAAAGCAATCGAGGAAcgaacaagaggaaaaaagaaatataagGCTCCACCTCCTCCCAATTTGGAAATG GTAGAAAAATCCCAGTTGGATTGGGAGGAGAATTCGAGTGGAGAGAACGGGCCAACCCGGCGAACTCGTCTTTTTAAAACGCGAgccgaaacaaaaaagaattattcTAGTCCTGTATATAAACGTAAGTCTTTAGAGAAACACGAAGAAATAGTTCAAATAAGAGACCGAGAGAAAAATGGGGATTTACGTTCGAATCGATTGTCCCTTCCTGAAATGATTACACCAAACTTCCATCAGGAACTAAAGGAGGTTACTAAACGTTTAAGACACACCCGCGCCTCAACGGACAATACGATCACAGAaatcaataatagaaataataaacaaaaattgaaaacccTCGATCACAATATAcataaaaaggaaaatatcaGACAAAAACTGAAGCAAATGGAAACTGTTGAGGAAAAAAAGACAAGTGATGATGTTCGTGGGGATGGTTCTGGAAAGGAGTCTTCGTCTCCTGACCAGTCACCACCTAGAGCAACACGCGACAAAAGCAAGGATCAACCCAAGACTTTCTATTTTGGAATGGACGAAGCTCTCGACAATGATGACTACCACAACAACATTATTGATCATTTCGCGTCGAATCTTCACTCCTTGACacatattcaaaaaattgccaaCTCATCCGAATCTGACATTTCCAGTGAAATCGAAATAGATGAGAATCACACTGGTGTCAGAAACGGTATCGACCTACAGCTGCGGCCAATTTTACCCAAAAAGCAATTGGAAATTCCTAGATTTTCACCTGCTGCGGCTTGGCGACTCCTGTCAACAGTTGATATCAATCCTGCAGCTAGCACAATAGCTAGCGATGATATCCCTGGTTTCGTAGAAGATCGAATAGAGAAATATTCGAGACCTCCACCTCCAACAATGCAAATAGGTCAAAGATCCAACAATGACAAGTCTGGGGATTCGGGAATTTCGGGAGACGCCGGACCTACAGGGTATGATGACAGTCCAGAAGCTATCATGAATTCCCGCAACAGCCTTTTG ATTCCTCCATCGCAAAATCAGGGAATTTCGTGGACTCCTCAACAGGACCTTGGTGATGATTCTAGTATGGAAGAAGGACTGAACAACGAAAATTCAAGTTATAAATCGCGCCAAACAAAATACAGCAACAAACCGCACGTTTTTAGTTTATCGTTACCacgagacaatcatttatcaGCGTATATGTCTGATAACACTGCATATACAGGTTTACAGAAACTCAAACGGTCAGTGTCTGGAGTTCTTGGAACTTTAGGAAGTAAAAAAGATCTTATGCAACCAAATCAAGATCAAAGTGACAATTGGTTTCTTAGTAAATCTGCTCCAAATTCTTTAAATAACGGTTTTAATTCTCTTGAGATGAAAAATTCTAACAAATCCGAAGAAAAAGACCAACTCTTAGTGCCAAATTCGAAAAGTGCAGGTCGCCTCATGTACCTACcagaatttgataattttcaaGATCATCGCCACGCCAGATCCAAAACCAAAGACGAGTTACGTGAAAGATCAAAAAGTGCAGACCGTTCTAAAAGTAATCGTCGATTATCTGTGTTTTCGAAATCTTGCGAAAACATTAATGATGAAATTAAATCATCGTCAGAACCCGAACCTGAAGACTTGCAAGATCCCCCCAGAACCTTCGAAGACACCAAAAAGTGGAGCCGGAAACCCAAACGTTTCACGTTTCAGAGTACTGTCAGGCAAATTGAACGAAGGCGTCTCGCCGAGAAACTTTCTCGCGAAgcagaaaaaaaagagaagCAAAGATTGAGGGAGCTAGAAGCAATGCAGAAGGTCGAGGAAGAGTTTCAGAAGAAGAGGGCGCGGGAAAAAGCGAGTATTCGACAACAGCTGCGTCTGTTTTCTATGGACGATGTGACGTGGACTAGTTTACCTCCAAATTTAGAGTCGAAGGACGAGGTGCGGCCGGAACCCGATGGAGCTGTGTCCTCGTCGGCAACCTCCTCTCCCTCGCTTCCTCCCCACAAAGCAGATCAAACGAAAAAGGTTtaccagaaaaacaagaaaagtACCGCGGGAAATGGCCATCAAAGCAAGCAGAGACCTAGTTCTGAAAGCAGCGAAGACACAAGAATTAAAGCTCAAGTGACGCAAGTTTTATCAGAGTACCGGCACCCTCAAAGGGAGTATAAGGAATATACAGGCAGTACTCGTTACTTAAGTGACCTGAATGAAGTAAATCAT